One window from the genome of Plasmodium relictum strain SGS1 genome assembly, chromosome: 12 encodes:
- the COX11 gene encoding cytochrome c oxidase assembly protein COX11, putative, with translation MSIIKNFFNRLNLKNRSKVNKLTIIEKKERLEIPYFYLSLSAFMFGLSFAFVPLYQLFCQSTGYGGTIKNKLDINKLLKKKENSKNRLIEINFTSQSNMPWSFEPEQKSIIVKPGETVLAFYKAKNLINKPIIGIALYHVLPDEAGLYFNKIQCFCFEEQMLNANEEIDLPVLFFIDPDILNDSRLKNLEKITLSYIFFESDSEIPEEYQHLSKAIVSKKKPIQVI, from the coding sequence ATGagtataattaaaaatttttttaatagattaaatttaaaaaatagaagtaaagttaataagttaaccattatagaaaaaaaagaaagattagaaattccttatttttatttatctttatcTGCATTTATGTTTGGTTTGTCATTTGCATTTGTCCCATTATATCAGCTATTTTGTCAATCAACGGGGTATGGAGgaactataaaaaataaattggatattaataaattattaaaaaaaaaagaaaatagtaaaaatagattaattgaaataaattttacaaGCCAGTCTAATATGCCATGGTCATTTGAACCTGAGCAAAAAAGTATTATTGTTAAACCTGGTGAAACAGTTCTAGCTTTCTATAAAgctaaaaatttaattaataaaccaATTATTGGAATAGCATTATATCATGTATTACCTGACGAAGCTggtttatattttaataaaattcaaTGTTTTTGCTTTGAAGAGCAGATGCTAAATGCTAATGAAGAAATTGATTTGCCcgtacttttttttattgatcctgatattttaaatgattctagattaaaaaatttagaaaaaattactttatcatatattttttttgagtcGGATTCAGAAATTCCAGAAGAATATCAGCATCTTTCCAAAGCTATTGTATCCAAAAAAAAACCAATTCAAGTTATTTGA